Proteins from a single region of Verrucosispora sp. NA02020:
- a CDS encoding peptidylprolyl isomerase has product MTSTRERQRAAARARLEKEMAERATRARKRRQTQAVVGAGVVLLLVVAGTAWLATNLIGDDSGGDTAAQGGSTAECGWVEIPAGERTPTTKDVGLPNAEQSRVGTQTMTITTNLGPITARIDRSAVPCTAGSFTHLAEQNFFDNTKCHRLVTEGIKVLQCGDPSSTGDGWRETDGTGGPAYRMPEENLPTDKRPPYEAGVIAMANSGQPSSTGSQFFIVYGDSPLDPNYTVLGTITGGMDIVNDVAAAGDDGAFAQQAGGGHPKKEIVITDLTMSDA; this is encoded by the coding sequence GTGACGTCCACCAGAGAGCGGCAGCGCGCGGCGGCCCGCGCCCGGCTCGAGAAGGAGATGGCCGAGCGGGCCACGCGGGCGCGCAAGCGCCGCCAGACCCAGGCGGTGGTCGGGGCCGGAGTGGTCCTGCTGCTGGTGGTCGCCGGCACGGCCTGGCTCGCCACCAACCTGATCGGCGACGACAGCGGCGGCGACACCGCCGCCCAGGGCGGCAGCACCGCGGAGTGCGGCTGGGTGGAGATCCCGGCGGGTGAGCGGACCCCGACGACCAAGGACGTCGGGTTGCCGAACGCCGAGCAGAGCCGGGTCGGCACCCAGACCATGACGATCACCACGAACCTCGGCCCGATCACCGCGCGGATCGACCGGTCGGCGGTGCCCTGCACCGCAGGCAGCTTCACCCACCTGGCCGAGCAGAACTTCTTCGACAACACCAAGTGCCACCGGCTGGTGACCGAGGGCATCAAGGTGCTCCAGTGTGGCGACCCGAGCTCCACCGGCGACGGCTGGCGCGAGACCGACGGCACCGGCGGCCCGGCGTACCGCATGCCGGAGGAGAACCTGCCCACCGACAAGCGCCCGCCGTACGAGGCCGGCGTCATCGCGATGGCCAACTCGGGCCAGCCGTCCAGCACCGGCAGCCAGTTCTTCATCGTCTACGGCGACTCACCGCTGGACCCGAACTACACCGTGCTCGGCACGATCACCGGCGGGATGGACATCGTCAACGACGTCGCCGCCGCCGGTGACGACGGCGCGTTCGCCCAGCAGGCCGGCGGCGGTCACCCGAAGAAGGAGATCGTCATCACCGACCTCACCATGAGCGACGCCTGA
- a CDS encoding peptidylprolyl isomerase, with translation MASSRDRQRKLARAKLDRQQARRAATVRRRRRIRAGVGTALILVLVVAGSAWALGAFDSEPTQDTANDEVCLWTPQNTEGNPNLRQVGEPAATGLPVTGTQPMTITTNQGDPISVELDLANAPCAAASIAHLAGQGFYNDTKCHEITADGAVRCGDPSGTGLGGPSYSFHNENVPTAPEASPSPSPDQPPTYPKGTVAMISNPPGANGSQFLIFFEDFTTAEPSFPVIGRVTGGLDVVEKIGALPTVENEAGEKVKPKDDDVVIQSLTVGEPGLDPASPAEPTPAGTASPAASGAPEASASAG, from the coding sequence GTGGCTTCCAGCAGGGACCGGCAGCGCAAACTGGCGCGGGCCAAGCTCGACCGGCAACAGGCCCGCCGGGCCGCCACCGTCAGGCGCCGCCGACGGATCCGAGCCGGTGTCGGCACCGCCCTGATCCTCGTGCTCGTCGTCGCCGGTTCGGCGTGGGCGCTGGGCGCCTTCGACAGCGAGCCGACACAGGACACCGCGAACGACGAGGTCTGCCTCTGGACCCCGCAGAACACCGAGGGCAACCCGAACCTCCGCCAGGTCGGCGAGCCGGCCGCCACGGGCCTGCCGGTGACCGGCACCCAACCGATGACGATCACCACCAACCAGGGCGACCCGATCTCGGTCGAGCTGGACCTCGCGAACGCCCCGTGCGCCGCCGCGAGCATCGCCCACCTGGCCGGGCAGGGCTTCTACAACGACACCAAGTGCCACGAGATCACGGCCGACGGGGCGGTGCGCTGCGGCGACCCGAGCGGCACCGGTCTCGGCGGCCCGTCGTACTCGTTCCACAACGAGAACGTGCCGACCGCCCCGGAGGCGTCGCCCAGCCCGTCGCCGGACCAGCCGCCCACGTACCCCAAGGGCACGGTGGCGATGATCAGCAACCCGCCGGGTGCCAACGGCAGCCAGTTCCTGATCTTCTTCGAGGACTTCACCACCGCCGAGCCGAGCTTCCCGGTCATCGGCCGGGTCACCGGCGGCCTGGACGTGGTGGAGAAGATCGGCGCACTGCCGACCGTGGAGAATGAGGCTGGGGAGAAGGTCAAGCCGAAGGACGACGACGTGGTCATCCAGAGCCTGACCGTCGGCGAGCCGGGGCTGGACCCGGCGTCGCCGGCCGAGCCCACGCCGGCGGGCACGGCGAGCCCGGCGGCCTCCGGCGCGCCCGAGGCCAGCGCAAGCGCCGGCTGA
- a CDS encoding MBL fold metallo-hydrolase, producing the protein MLVAGFPADAFGTNCYVVAAAPGEQCVVVDPGIGVIDRLDALLAEHRLHPAAVLLTHGHLDHTFSVAPVCGARGITAYVHPADRELLADPTKALSMDLTQLFGGRLPYAEPEDVAELSDGTTLSLAGLEITVDHAPGHTGGSVLFRLPGAGSPWEAEQICLSGDVLFAGSIGRTDLAGGDMPTMVASLRDKILPLADDTVVLPGHGPTTTIGRERATNPYLVEVAGMGGGRPAAPTRGL; encoded by the coding sequence GTGCTCGTGGCCGGCTTTCCCGCGGACGCCTTCGGCACCAACTGCTATGTGGTCGCCGCCGCGCCGGGGGAGCAGTGCGTGGTGGTCGACCCCGGCATCGGGGTGATCGACCGGCTCGACGCGCTGCTCGCCGAGCATCGACTGCACCCGGCGGCCGTGCTGCTCACCCACGGGCACCTCGACCACACCTTCTCCGTCGCGCCGGTGTGCGGCGCGCGCGGCATCACCGCGTACGTGCACCCGGCGGACCGGGAGTTGCTGGCCGACCCGACCAAGGCCCTGTCGATGGACCTCACCCAGCTCTTCGGTGGCCGGCTGCCGTACGCCGAGCCGGAGGATGTCGCCGAGCTGTCCGACGGGACGACGCTCAGCCTCGCCGGTCTGGAGATCACCGTCGACCACGCACCGGGCCATACCGGCGGGTCGGTGCTGTTCCGGCTGCCCGGCGCCGGCTCGCCGTGGGAGGCCGAGCAGATCTGTCTCTCCGGTGACGTGCTGTTCGCCGGCTCGATCGGCCGCACCGACCTGGCCGGTGGCGACATGCCGACGATGGTCGCCAGCCTGCGGGACAAGATCCTCCCGCTCGCCGACGACACCGTCGTGCTGCCCGGCCACGGCCCCACGACCACCATCGGCCGCGAGCGCGCCACCAACCCGTACCTCGTCGAGGTGGCCGGGATGGGCGGCGGACGACCGGCGGCCCCCACCCGCGGCCTGTAG
- the hisS gene encoding histidine--tRNA ligase yields MSKPTPISGFPEWTPAQRMIEQYVLDRIRSTFELYGFAPLETRAVEPLDQLLRKGETSKEVYVIRRLQGDPEGPAGDDALGLHFDLTVPFARYVLENAGKLQFPFRRYQIQKVWRGERPQEGRYREFLQADIDIVDRDTLAGHHEAEMPLVIGDALRALPIPPVRIQVNNRKICEGFYRGIGLTDPEATLRAVDKLDKIGPAGVTELLATTAGASEAQAKACLALAEISAPDASFADAVRALGVSDPLLDEGVAELTAVVETAAAHSPGLCVADLRIARGLDYYTGTVYETQMIGYEKFGSICSGGRYDNLASAGTTRFPGVGISIGVTRLLGLLFGAEALTVSRSVPTCVLVAVTNEELRADSNRVAEALRSRGVPTEVSPSAAKFGKQIRYAERRGIPYVWFPGAEGAPDEVKDIRSGEQVVAAAGEWSPPRADLTPLVS; encoded by the coding sequence ATGAGCAAGCCCACGCCCATCTCCGGCTTCCCGGAGTGGACGCCCGCCCAGCGGATGATCGAGCAGTACGTCCTGGACCGGATCCGGTCCACCTTCGAGCTGTACGGCTTCGCGCCGCTGGAGACCCGGGCCGTCGAGCCGCTGGACCAGTTGCTGCGCAAGGGGGAGACCTCGAAGGAGGTCTACGTGATCCGGCGCCTCCAGGGCGATCCGGAGGGTCCGGCCGGTGACGACGCCCTCGGCCTGCACTTCGACCTCACCGTGCCGTTCGCCCGGTACGTGCTGGAGAACGCCGGCAAGCTCCAGTTCCCGTTCCGCCGCTACCAGATCCAGAAGGTGTGGCGGGGCGAACGCCCTCAGGAGGGCCGGTACCGCGAGTTCCTCCAGGCGGACATCGACATCGTCGACCGGGACACCCTCGCCGGGCACCACGAGGCGGAGATGCCGCTGGTCATCGGCGACGCGTTGCGGGCGTTGCCGATCCCGCCGGTACGCATCCAGGTCAACAACCGCAAGATCTGCGAGGGGTTCTACCGGGGCATCGGGCTGACCGACCCGGAGGCGACGCTGCGCGCGGTCGACAAGCTCGACAAGATCGGCCCGGCCGGCGTGACGGAGCTGCTGGCGACCACGGCCGGGGCGAGCGAGGCGCAGGCCAAGGCATGTCTGGCGCTGGCCGAGATCTCCGCGCCGGACGCCTCGTTCGCCGACGCGGTCCGCGCGCTCGGGGTCAGCGACCCGTTGCTGGACGAGGGGGTCGCGGAGCTGACCGCCGTGGTGGAGACCGCCGCCGCGCACTCGCCCGGTCTCTGCGTGGCCGACCTGCGGATCGCCCGTGGCCTGGACTACTACACCGGCACGGTCTACGAGACGCAGATGATCGGGTACGAGAAGTTCGGCTCGATCTGCTCCGGCGGCCGGTACGACAACCTGGCCAGCGCCGGGACCACCCGCTTCCCCGGGGTGGGCATCTCGATCGGGGTGACCCGGCTGCTCGGTCTGCTCTTCGGCGCCGAGGCGCTGACCGTCTCCCGGTCCGTGCCGACCTGTGTGCTGGTGGCGGTGACCAACGAGGAGCTGCGGGCCGACAGCAACCGGGTCGCCGAGGCGCTGCGGTCGCGGGGCGTACCCACCGAGGTGTCGCCGAGCGCGGCGAAGTTCGGCAAGCAGATCCGGTACGCGGAGCGACGCGGCATCCCGTACGTCTGGTTCCCGGGCGCGGAGGGCGCCCCCGACGAGGTGAAGGACATCCGCTCCGGTGAGCAGGTCGTCGCGGCGGCGGGGGAGTGGTCGCCGCCTCGGGCGGACCTGACACCGCTGGTCAGCTGA
- a CDS encoding PaaI family thioesterase: MTQMQGATRSRTFSWSDPGLNADQVGRRSGLELLRAMIAGELAAPPVMHLIDMSRMEAEEGRVVVELEPQEFHYNPLGTVHGGVLSTLLDTAAACAVHTTLPVGMGYTSLDLNVKFLRPVTVRSGTLRCEGTVLQRGRRTALAEARLTDGQSRLVAHATSSCLLLPLE; encoded by the coding sequence ATGACGCAGATGCAGGGGGCGACGCGCAGCCGCACCTTCTCCTGGTCCGACCCGGGCCTCAACGCCGACCAGGTCGGCCGGCGCAGCGGACTGGAACTGCTCCGCGCGATGATCGCCGGGGAGCTGGCCGCCCCACCGGTCATGCACCTGATCGACATGTCCCGGATGGAGGCCGAGGAGGGCCGGGTCGTCGTCGAACTGGAGCCGCAGGAGTTCCACTACAACCCGCTCGGCACCGTGCACGGCGGCGTGCTCTCCACGCTGCTGGACACCGCCGCCGCGTGCGCCGTACACACCACGCTGCCGGTCGGCATGGGCTACACCTCGCTGGACCTCAACGTGAAGTTTCTCCGCCCGGTGACCGTCCGCTCCGGGACGCTTCGCTGCGAAGGCACCGTGCTGCAACGCGGTCGACGGACCGCCCTGGCCGAGGCCCGGCTGACCGACGGGCAGTCCCGCCTCGTCGCGCACGCCACGTCGAGCTGCCTGCTGCTCCCCCTGGAGTGA
- a CDS encoding helix-turn-helix domain-containing protein → MRPVALDWSIDNCTVARAMEVLGEKWTLVVLREVFSGVRRFDDMRVRTGVPRQVLANRLATLVAQGVLRREPYREPGSRLRHEYRLTPKGMDLWPVLVAVLAWGDRYLADPEGPPLSVGHRDCGAEVGVELHCADGHHVTDARDVVPRPGPGARRR, encoded by the coding sequence ATGAGACCCGTGGCCCTGGACTGGTCGATCGACAACTGCACGGTCGCCCGCGCCATGGAGGTCCTCGGCGAGAAGTGGACCCTGGTGGTGCTCCGCGAGGTGTTCAGCGGCGTCCGCCGCTTCGACGACATGCGGGTACGCACCGGCGTCCCCCGGCAGGTGCTGGCCAACCGGCTGGCCACACTGGTCGCGCAGGGGGTGCTCCGGCGGGAGCCGTACCGCGAGCCGGGCAGCCGGCTGCGCCACGAGTACCGGCTCACCCCCAAGGGAATGGATCTGTGGCCGGTGCTGGTCGCCGTGCTGGCCTGGGGGGACCGGTACCTCGCCGACCCGGAGGGGCCGCCGCTGAGCGTCGGACACCGCGACTGCGGCGCCGAGGTCGGGGTGGAACTGCACTGCGCGGACGGGCACCACGTCACCGACGCGCGTGACGTGGTGCCGCGTCCGGGCCCGGGCGCCCGTCGACGATGA
- a CDS encoding S1 family peptidase: MRPTRSMLRRVFSVAAAGTLVAGVLAGAPAQAAPASATPDAASALADRLGDRAAGAYADASGAMVVAVTDAVAARQVAAAGATPKLVTRGATELNRATAVLERSAAIPGTAWWTDPATNQVVVSVDSTVTGAKLEQVKAAAARTNGAVRIEAQAGVLSTRISGGEAIYAQGGGRCSLGFNVRAGSTYYFVTAGHCTNIAANWYSNSAQTALLGSRTGSVFPGSDYGIVRYANQSVVQPGNVYLHNGTYREITASGNAYVGQSAQRSGSTTGVRSGSVTALNATVNYAEGQVRGLIRTNICAQPGDSGGSLFSGTIALGLTSGGSGNCSIGGTTFFQPIGPVLSRYGVSVY, from the coding sequence ATGCGACCCACAAGGTCAATGCTCCGCCGCGTCTTCTCCGTCGCCGCCGCCGGAACTCTGGTCGCCGGCGTACTGGCCGGTGCCCCGGCCCAGGCGGCGCCCGCGTCCGCCACACCCGACGCGGCCTCCGCCCTCGCCGACCGCCTCGGCGACCGCGCGGCGGGTGCCTACGCCGACGCCAGCGGCGCCATGGTCGTCGCGGTGACCGACGCCGTCGCGGCCCGCCAGGTGGCCGCCGCCGGCGCCACCCCGAAGCTGGTCACGCGTGGTGCCACCGAGCTGAACCGGGCCACCGCCGTGCTGGAGCGCTCCGCCGCGATCCCGGGCACCGCCTGGTGGACCGACCCCGCCACCAACCAGGTCGTCGTCTCCGTCGACAGCACCGTCACCGGCGCCAAGCTGGAGCAGGTCAAGGCCGCCGCCGCCCGCACCAACGGCGCCGTCCGTATCGAGGCCCAGGCCGGTGTGCTGAGCACCCGCATCTCCGGTGGCGAGGCGATCTATGCGCAGGGTGGCGGGCGCTGCTCGCTCGGCTTCAACGTGCGCGCCGGCAGCACCTACTACTTCGTGACCGCCGGCCACTGCACCAACATCGCCGCGAACTGGTACAGCAACTCGGCGCAGACCGCGCTGCTCGGTTCGCGTACCGGCAGCGTCTTCCCGGGCAGCGACTACGGCATCGTCCGCTACGCCAACCAGAGCGTCGTGCAGCCGGGCAACGTCTACCTCCACAACGGCACCTACCGGGAGATCACCGCTTCCGGCAACGCGTACGTCGGCCAGTCGGCGCAGCGTTCCGGCAGCACCACCGGTGTGCGCAGCGGCTCGGTGACCGCCCTCAACGCCACCGTCAACTACGCCGAGGGCCAGGTGCGCGGCCTGATCCGGACCAACATCTGCGCCCAGCCGGGCGACAGCGGCGGCTCGCTCTTCAGCGGCACCATCGCGCTCGGCCTGACCTCCGGCGGCAGCGGCAACTGCAGCATCGGCGGCACCACCTTCTTCCAGCCCATCGGACCGGTGCTGAGCCGGTACGGCGTCAGCGTCTACTGA